The sequence TGTTTGTTGCGTACGTGCTTGCATTTGCTACCACTGTTATTCAACTGCTGGTTGGCATTTCGGCTATTTTCAGTCGTATTGGAAGCATCTTTACAACTATCGTGTCTGCGGTAAGTCTGAATCCATCTTACTCAAACAGCCATCTCATCACTAACAACTATACTTCACAGGTCGCAACCGGCTTCCTCATCGCTGCAAATATCACGTCAACAGCTCTCTTTGTCACACTCGTTGGCGTCTTCAACTCATCGCTGAAAGAATATGGCGTAAAGTCCGACATAGGCGCTAACGCCTTTGCCGCATCATGGCTTGCTCTCGGACTGTCTATGGTCAGCACATTCTTTTGGCTTTTCAGCTCATGTTGTTGCTCGGGCCGTAGTGCAGCTCGAAGTCCTCCTGCCCAGGGCAGCTACGAAAAAGTCGACTTTGCAAATGGCGGCGCAGCCTCTCATCACGGCCATACTACCGCACCAGCACCTACTTTTGCGAATACTAATACGGCGTACGAACCCTATCGCCATCAATAAATATGGCTAATGTACCCATTGCGTGTTGTAGAAGTCACACgatgtatatatacaatatatctttttgttttagaATGGAGTTGTCATTTATCTGGATTTCATTCCGGTTAGGGCCATCCCCGGCGACAAGGTTTACTCGTGGTGCCCCGCTCTATCCAATACTCAGGCGCCGAGTATAGGTTGAAATTAGAGGTTTTATACTTAGATATATCCCAAATAAACTACTTAATCTCAGTCCACATATATAgagtagtattattatttcgcAATTCCTAGAAGGACATTGGCTTCTACCTCTGCTCAGGCACTCAATAACGCTATAACTGACTATGCCTCGCAGGGAATGCATGTCTGCATGAGGAGTTATAGGAATGCTGTAAATGTATCGAGCTTCGATCTAGTACTTATTATGTTTAGGCAACTGGAGCTTAACAGCACGTCAGGGTAACCCTACGAAGATCTAGATTGCAATACGGCCCCAATCTACACGGTGGGTACAGTGATCTGCATGTAAATAAGGAAAACTAAAAAGGCTCTGGGATGTTAGGGACCTTTGCCCATATTGTATTTGTTGAACTGCTTAATGGTGGTTATAGTGGGGTTTACGAGCTAGAATACGAACAAATTATGCATATTTGGTCCTTCAAGAGGTTGGTCTTTTCTTCACCGGGACTATTCCTCGAGATCTCACCGCCATTCAGTTCAGAGGACGGGTCCCagaaactttaatattaaaatctatGAACTTTCCAATCCTAAAATAACTGATATCCACTCGTCTTGATTTGGGAAATTGCCGGGTAGCTGGGGGTTTAACAATTTGGATACGAGATGCTGTGAAACCTTAGAAAATGCCTTGTAAGATTCCAGTTCTCAAGAGCGAGCGCTTGGCCAAATCTCTCACATGTGGAAGAATAGCGCTATAGATATCCCATCTACCCAACTGAAAAGCTTTTATAGAAGATGGTGACTATTCTTGCGAATACGCTTGGCATATTTAGTATCTCTATCTAATAGATTTGCGCTTATGACTCATTTATCACCCCGTTATCCCTCCCTTCTAAGTAACCGTATATTCTTTTCAATGGTAATAGTCAGAATTAAATCTATGGTAAGCTGAGCAAAAGGTCCCTCAGCTTTGCAAAATTTGGAGTGCCGAGGCCTGTAATCGGATCCCAACCTTCGACGGCAGGAAATCCATCGGTACCACATCCAGGATTTACTCCCTCCGTGATATCGTCGAAGACTTCTGGATGGCTGTACAGCACAGGATTAAGGAAGCCAACTGATCCCTTGCCATTCTTAATTCGCTCGCCGTTAATGAACGTGATCATGGCACCGAATGATGGGCTTGCAGCTGAAGTACCACTAAAGGCCACCAAGTCGCCTGCGAGTCCGGTGATGAAGCTATGAGATGTGACGGCAAGGTCAGGAAATCCTCGCACTTGTTGCGTGTTGTTGTAAACGGAAGAGTTGTATCCGGGGTCGTGGTTGGCATAGTATTCCGCGACAGCCTTTGTTTGGTAGGAGGGTAGCGCGAATATGTTGCTGAAACCACCGCCAGATCCAAAGTCAGTCGCCGCGACCTGCTTGTCGTTGACGGTGCCATTCTCGGGTAATGCACTGCCGCCAACTGAGGTAATCCAAGGACAAGTTCCGGGCCACACTGCAGTATGGTTAGCGATTTAGAAACACCAAGGCAGCCTATGTATACATACTAGGGTTGAAACGGCCATAATCAGCAGCTGGAGGTGTCAATGCGCCGTTTGGCAGAAGACATGTGCTGCGGATGCCTGCCACGCCGTCATCTCCAGACGAAAATAAGACAGTCACTCCCATCAGCGCAAGCTTCATATACTCATTGCATTCGCGAGTTCTGTAGGAGATTGGACGGTCGCCCTCATTGCTTCCATAAGAGACGGAAAAGACTTTGGTGGCATTATAGGTTCCGCAATCAGGCTGGCCGAGGTATTCACCAGATACCTCGCCGTCATGAGGGTAAATTCCATCCCAGTCAGGATCGTCACCACCTTGATATGTGCAATAGGAGCCATCGATAGCGTCGAGGAAGTTGTTGTTGGTCGCTGGGTTGGCAGGATCATTATCACCAACTTGGTAGAGCGTAACTGGCTGGGGGTGAACAAGGCCAATTGCGTAGCAAAGGTCGAGGTTTGACTCTCCACGAGTATCTGCTGAAGAATCATTTGAAAAGTAGCCACCATCGATGCCATCAATGATGGGGCCGGTATTATTGGGAACATTGGAGGCATATTTGGCGTAGAAGGCATTTAAGTCATCTTGATTAAAGCTCTGGGGAGCAAATTCCACAATCCCATAGCTATTGCCTTCAACAGCCTCGCCGGCGTCTGGTAAGCCATATCTATAATTtgttagaaaaaaaaaaaaaaaaaccttagcGTGAGCAAAATAGATAGATCTTACAGCGCTCGTAAACAAGCAGGAGTAGTTATTTGGCTACAGTTGGCGAGAGAGCTGGGATGCGGGATAGACTCAAGCTTTCGAAACTTGGGTTTAAAGGTATCTCGACGGTTAATTCCACGGCTGCTTGCTGGGCGGCCTCTAGTCTCAAATTGAATCGTCGGCATAATCAAGTCAATATTGGGCTGGATATCCTCCGGAACGCTATATGATTCGCAGGCAACCACTTCGACCCCTTGTTCCTCATTCCTGTAAGTGTAGTAAGTTGTGTCTAATAGCTTCTCGGCAACGGCTACTGTCGTGTTAAATTTGAGCCAGTTTCGACCTGCAGTTGGCTTAATGTGCTTGCTATTGATGCCACCTTGACGTAGCCATTGTACAGTCTCAGATATGACCTCTTGTGGCGCGGCGAATAGGTCTATGACCTGTTGTGCAGTAAGGAATTTGCCATATTTCTCAGACATGGGATGAGAAATCTGATTAGCGAGATCTTCGGCGTGCTCAAGATTGCTCTGCTTAAGGCCGATACGGAGCTCAATCGCTGCATCAGGAACTGCACGACTGATTTTTGTCCATTCGGCAGGGACTTGGTCTCTCCTTTCGTGCACCACCGAGCCTCCCTGGACGATTGAGGACAGACCAACGGCCGCTGCGGTTGAAAGTGTAAGCAGCTTCATTTTTTCGAGGACGATGGGACTGCTTTAGAGTAGACATTGTAATACGACGGGACAGCACTTATTTATATTGTCGCCATCGTTACTACACACCGCAACATGGCCGAAAGTTGTTGCTGTGCATCAAAATCTCGTATTAAAAGGTGGATTATATCGAAAAAGGGCACTTTAACATGGGCCTATAACTACTGATTATAGGCAAGGCAACTCGTATATCCTTAGCATGGGTCTATGAGCAGGGTTGCTATTCGTGCGTTTTCGCGAATAGTATTACTAACACGATACCACTATTAGTTTGCACAGCAGATCGACATGCCAAGGGTAGCTCTATTTGCCTCTTTTGAGCCACAGGTGTGCAGTGACAGGGTTGCTACGATTGCTAGGGTAGTTTTCAAGGAAATTTGCAGTGGCTCGATTCCTATATGTGATGACTCGCTGAAATAATTTCTCCGCGAAAGATGATTAGATGAAGTAGCTAAATTCGCCGGAGTATTTACTTTAAGGAGCATAATTCGGTACTATAGCGTCAAATGGGGCTACAGTACTTCATATAATACACAATAAGCCGTATTCAGGTggcgaaaaaaaatattgcagGGGCtgtttaacttaatatttaacgTAAACTAGAGGAAATCGCCGGAAGATCTACTCCGCTTGATATAACGTCTCGCGGGATAAGCAGCTGTTACCTTCTGGCATATGCAACCTAATGTCTTAGAATGTAGATGTACTGTGATCTCGCAAAAATACTCCGCAGTCAGAATATCAAAGCAATACTGAATTTTACTCTCTACCCCATTGCGGGGCTCGATGGTGCCATAGGTGTTTGGAAAATGTATGTGGAGTTTTAAGTCcagataataaaaataaagatcaTGATGAATTTTGTCCACCGTATTATCGGTTCTTGGGGATATTGCTATTGACAAAAAAACCAAGATATTCCGCGTTTATCTTGTGGAGTGGGACCATATCTGAGGCGGAGCGAGCCTTTATTATGCCAGAAGATTAAATTTGTGCTGTAAACTGCGTACGGTAACACGGAAAATGCAGAAATTGGAACCCCAAATTGCTTATGAAACGGGTTCTGACGAATCATGATATATTTTTGAATGTATAGTTACCCAAGGATGAAAAGCTTTTCCATGTTCAAAATGGGATTTAATGGAGGGATATTTTCTCTATTTACTATTTCAAGTCGAAATAAACAAAATTATTGACAGATAAGGAAGTATTAGCGTTAAGGCTTTACAACTCTACAAAGTTCACGACGTCTCTGGCAAATTGAGCTGGGAAATAGAAGAGGAACCCGTGACCGCTTCTTGGGTAACAGATGAGTGTCCCAATTTGGAACCCCTTGTTGGAGAACCCAGCTATTGGCTTGAGGGAGAAATTTGACTGCgtgcatatatacatattaaCTGAAAGTAGGTTAAGAAAGAAATGTAGGGAGAGAGTGATATGGGGAGGTCTATTAGGGTCGACACCTATATCTATACAGATATAAGACCGAAAATGGGAGTGTAAAATGAAGGTATAAGAAACGTCAACATTTTtcaataaaacttaatatcaGACAGATGAATTGACTGATTTGTGTCAATAGGTCTATTTGTCAAAATAGAAACTGGAAGTCTTAGATATAAAGATCCGAGTTATGAATATGTAAGGTAGTGATTGACAATTGCTACATTCATGATGTGTCGAATAAAGCGAAGCAAATACCAAGTATCACAGTAGTTATAATAACTGAGTAATGGGCCCCTCGCCTGCGCTCGACTCCCGGCCATGCGCAGCCAACATATGCCTAGCTGAATTATTGAAGCCGTTATTGATTCGACGCGGAGCAGAACCATCCTCCCCACGCCTCATCTTTACCATTCCATGCATAGATTCTAGTTGCTATCTGCGCATATGGCAGGATTGGTGATGAGTGCAGTGCAATCTGAGCTATCGGGATAGTAGATATTGTTGAATTATTCCTTATCCCTGCACAGTAAGTTGTGAAGGCACGTTTGCTCGTCGGTATCACAAGTGCTATTGCGACGAATAGCAAAGcctatagcctttttatgGAGATTACATATTGCTGCTATAGTGGCGGTACAATAAACTCTTATCGATCTCTCAGACCATCTTCCGTGATGCTATACAAGGCTGTGAAGAGAGTCGTGTCAGACGAGAGTTTTGCTACAGGCTAAAGATGGCTATAAAATAAGATAGCTGATTCCAGATGCAGGAAGATACGGAAACTGGGCCAATAGACAGCATGTTGACTAATTGACCAATTGGGCCACTTTTATTCGGAGAAAGAAAGTATTTAATCCAATATCTTGTATGTTACATAGGCACAAGTGCTCGTATAAATTGATGTACATGTGGCCTTTGGATCGTGGCCTGTGCACTCTCATAATTTGGCATAAAGTGACATCGTGCCAGTGCAGGCTCTCTTAAAGAAGTGGCTGGGTGTATCCTTAGTCAGACcatgaaaataaataagtaaatatactaCATATATCAGAATGTGGCATAATTTTATCATCAATTAAATTAGCCCAATATGGTGTCCCGCCGCCTCCCCGGTCTTTTCCCTGCTTGAATCCTTACAACCCCTACTTGTGCCCTGTCATACACTTCATGGGATTTATCAAGCTGTTTATTACTTCATCGTCTAAAAACGGGGGATAGTGAGTCATGCGTGCGATGTTCCCAAATGGACATTCAGAACTTCAAGGTTACTTTTCCATTAAAAGAATTACAACACGAAATGCTACTGAAGTCGGCTCTAAAAGAGGGGCTGACACAAACTGCCTTTTGTAGGAGGATACTCTCGGGGATTcttttgagttttttttttaaagtacttaTCTATAAGCCAAATGTTTTTAGCAGCTGTGGGGAAAATAGTCTATATGTAGGGAGAACCCTTGCTCGGCGGAATCAGGGTCATACGTATGGCATGACGACAACCTTTACCCGCCAGATACGGCGTGATGACACAAAAGTaacatcttttttcttaaagGTAATGCCATTATTTTATAGACATCTTGAAGCGTGTGATTCCGCTGTATTATCTACGATTTCCGAGGTGCTCGCAGAGTTTGAGAATGGAATAGCACTATAAAGGAAGTCTCATAACTAATATGGGTTAATAATGGACTATAAAAGCTCCTTATCGAGAAAttaaacaagaaagaaatatgACATGTCTTCGCATGAAGGGTGACATGCCGGCCACATCAGCCTTTTGGGCGCAGCCCCATGGCTGATCTGATAAGCCCATGACTTTAGGACAAGAAGCTTGTttgaaggatataaatagaAAGCGCCATTTATTAGTTGATAGGTTAATTGGAGCTATTTGGAGCAAGTGTTTTATTGCTTTACTTACCAAAGACGTTATTCAGATGAAGTGGACGCGCCTCGCACATGTGGATATGTCTTGAAAACGTCCCGGGAGTTACATTATTATCAATATTTATGGCTATCAAATCTCTATGGATTAGATGCGTAGTGAGCATTTACATTCCATGAATCGAAAAATGAGAAAGGAAGCTGATAATAGCAATGTGTATTTTCGGAGTGTTACGTCACACCTCTTTTTTACTTCCAATGCAACCATTCCATTATCTACGCGATCATGATATGTTATTATTTTGTAAATGGTTGCCTAAAGGCTTCCCCAGCACGTTATGCAGAATTACCACAACAACTGCTACCGTAAGAGGGTAACTTCCGAGGAAAGAGGGAAACGTccgagggaaaagagaaacatcCGAGGAAAGAGGGAGACCTTGGACAGAAAGTAGGACGTTTAGGAAGGATATGAAGGCGGTGCATTGAATGATGACAAGAAATTACCTCTTACGTGTGTGAGATGCCGCAGCACTGTCTATTTGCTGTCGACGAGGCCAATATTGTACTAGATAAATCCCGAGCCGTCAGCCATTCTGCTTAACGGTTCGAAACTCGCAGATTTCTAAATAGTCATTGATATTTAGAGTGACAAAATTATcagatttctttttataactcCGTGGTAAGCTTTGAACGATGCTATCGTTGAGCGTTTGccaggctgctgctattattagcATAGCGTCTGCTGAAATTGTTTCTGGTGAGTACTGTACAAACACTCCCCCAATATGTGGTCTATCCCACACTCATGCATAATAGTAACATTTAATACGCTTTACGACAATCCTTCTCGTTCATTGAGTGAAGTCGCTTGTTGGAGAAAGGGTGTCGGATTCGAGCCTAATTTGGATTGGAAACTTCAAAAAGATGCAGTGGAATTTATTGGAATCGACGCGATTCATAGCTTCGGTCTTGCCCGATGCTTTTCCTGCTGGAAACTCGAGTATGGTGAAAAGCATAAATTCTTCTTTGCAATTGACAGCACCGACTCGGGTTTTGTCCTCTCCCTGAACGCCATGCAGTCTCTTACAGGAGGCCAGGCTAGGGAGCTTGTCCGAATTGACGCAAAGGCAACTCAAGTTGACGTATCAAACTGCGGGATATCTGAAGTTGATCTACATAGGTACGACTTTTAATTAGTCGTATCCGCTATTTGAGTCACCGAACGAACGTTCAAGTAGCCTCAAAGATAAGTCAAGCCTTGCGTCTTTGCCTCTATAAGCTGGAGTCAAAACTACTTGATACGTTTCTTGCTTGACTAGGATATTCGCATAACCCAAAATATTCACTTCTCAAGCTGCATTAGTCTTTATCCTATGCATTATTTACAAATCTAATATATCAAGGTCTAAGTAAGCAACAGCTTTTACTCTTAAGATTGCGTCTATAGCTTAGGAGTATGCTCACTACGACCAAAATATATTGATCTTTTTTACACAAAACATAATGGAGAATGGTAGAATATAGTATTTGATCATGTCTGGATGATAAATTGCGAATAATTCTAGCTCGGACGCTCCTACATGCGCACAATTATGCGTATTTCTGTGATGAAATATTGTGTTCGGGAGTACCTCTGAAGTAATATAGCCTCGAATAGCATGTTTCCATCTACGGTTCGATGTTGTCTAAGAATCGTAAAATTTCATAATACTTTGGAGTCAATTAAAATCGATTGAGTACTGACTTGCCCTCCTTTGTGGTGTTTCATCACGGTAggaaactatttttaaagctgTATCAGCTCTAATAGCATGAAAAACGATCGTTAACATGGCAACC comes from Trichoderma asperellum chromosome 3, complete sequence and encodes:
- a CDS encoding uncharacterized protein (SECRETED:SignalP(1-20)~MEROPS:MER0005329), whose product is MKLLTLSTAAAVGLSSIVQGGSVVHERRDQVPAEWTKISRAVPDAAIELRIGLKQSNLEHAEDLANQISHPMSEKYGKFLTAQQVIDLFAAPQEVISETVQWLRQGGINSKHIKPTAGRNWLKFNTTVAVAEKLLDTTYYTYRNEEQGVEVVACESYSVPEDIQPNIDLIMPTIQFETRGRPASSRGINRRDTFKPKFRKLESIPHPSSLANCSQITTPACLRALYGLPDAGEAVEGNSYGIVEFAPQSFNQDDLNAFYAKYASNVPNNTGPIIDGIDGGYFSNDSSADTRGESNLDLCYAIGLVHPQPVTLYQVGDNDPANPATNNNFLDAIDGSYCTYQGGDDPDWDGIYPHDGEVSGEYLGQPDCGTYNATKVFSVSYGSNEGDRPISYRTRECNEYMKLALMGVTVLFSSGDDGVAGIRSTCLLPNGALTPPAADYGRFNPMWPGTCPWITSVGGSALPENGTVNDKQVAATDFGSGGGFSNIFALPSYQTKAVAEYYANHDPGYNSSVYNNTQQVRGFPDLAVTSHSFITGLAGDLVAFSGTSAASPSFGAMITFINGERIKNGKGSVGFLNPVLYSHPEVFDDITEGVNPGCGTDGFPAVEGWDPITGLGTPNFAKLRDLLLSLP
- a CDS encoding uncharacterized protein (EggNog:ENOG41~TransMembrane:3 (i92-114o120-152i164-188o)); its protein translation is MNNATQELAAALEEAEKQSELRDFYDIGLFGYCEGEKHGSNFNVDFCSKPAGSFWFNPLVVWHLNVSGVHDIFPSHLQSNLQTYQKVSHWMFVAYVLAFATTVIQLLVGISAIFSRIGSIFTTIVSAVATGFLIAANITSTALFVTLVGVFNSSLKEYGVKSDIGANAFAASWLALGLSMVSTFFWLFSSCCCSGRSAARSPPAQGSYEKVDFANGGAASHHGHTTAPAPTFANTNTAYEPYRHQ